The Niastella koreensis GR20-10 genome includes a window with the following:
- a CDS encoding reprolysin-like metallopeptidase, with product MRKFLLFATVMLCGTTLLAQDYWKPHTDAARINTDKAIARLAFPTNFQLFDLNFTPLRNQAFKVAGNAATRSTIISLPNADGQIEQFEITEASNFEPALQARFPEIRAFSGRGITDRSATLKLSLSPQGLQAMVFRTEKETEFVEPYSADHTVYTVFKKQPKTLPWKCSTPESRLANDLSSQVNASPARSTGDMKTMRLAQSVTAEYSNYFGATSASQVSLVLAAVNATLTRCNGVYEKDLAIHLNLISATTNVFYYNASTDPYSDASTGAGGAWNGELQSTLTSVIGAANYDIGHLFGASGGGGNAGCIGCICVDNSKGSGFTSPADGIPQGDNFDIDYVVHEVGHQLGANHTFSMSNEGTGVNVEPGSGITIMGYAGITSQDVAPHSIDIYHAASIAQIQSNLSGKTCPVTTSISGTNATPVANAGSNYTIPISTPFALTGSATDANAGDVLTYCWEQNDNASSSQTGASSVASATKASGPNWISFAPSTSPVRYFPQMATILAGGLVSGPLTGGDAGANTEALSSVSRTLHFRLTVRDNAPYSSTAPVSIGQTNFADMTVTVTNSSGPFSVTSPNTAVSWAGGSSQTITWNVASTTAAPVSCANVKISLSTDGGTTFSTLVASTANDGSEVVTIPNTPTTTARIKVEAIGNIFFDISNTNFTIGSGSSCSSPAGLTASAVTNTSATIAWTAVSGATSYDVDYKANSSSTWINAATATTATSVNLTGLTLGTLYDYRVRTNCASGSSAYTTAQFTTTGSTTCASPLDNSTNGTTSGAATIPFNTNVTGLISPSGDIDNYKFVITTGGTITITLGTLPGDYDLKLLNSSGTQLAISQAGGTTSESISRTMTAGTYYAQVYGYNGANSASTCYTLKVQLGTASRMATDVITSNVQKVQVFPNPATNIVNLNLTGFTGKSDVSLFDVNGRVVLTRLVSTVNSQFDISALPKGIYMMRIKNGDKEVNMTKIIKQ from the coding sequence ATGAGAAAGTTCTTACTCTTCGCAACAGTAATGTTGTGCGGTACAACATTGCTTGCCCAGGATTACTGGAAGCCACACACCGATGCTGCCAGGATCAATACCGACAAAGCCATCGCCCGGCTTGCTTTTCCAACCAACTTCCAGTTATTTGATCTGAATTTTACGCCTTTACGGAATCAAGCCTTCAAAGTTGCAGGCAATGCAGCCACCCGTTCAACCATTATCTCGCTGCCTAACGCCGACGGACAAATTGAACAGTTTGAAATTACCGAAGCTTCCAATTTCGAGCCTGCTTTACAGGCCAGGTTTCCTGAAATAAGGGCGTTCTCCGGAAGAGGTATTACCGACAGATCTGCTACCCTGAAGCTGAGCCTGTCACCACAGGGCTTGCAGGCTATGGTTTTCCGTACGGAAAAGGAAACCGAATTTGTAGAACCTTATTCTGCCGACCACACGGTTTACACCGTATTTAAAAAACAACCAAAAACATTACCATGGAAGTGCTCTACACCTGAATCAAGACTGGCCAATGACTTAAGCAGCCAGGTAAACGCCTCACCTGCAAGGTCAACCGGCGACATGAAAACAATGCGGCTGGCCCAATCGGTTACTGCCGAATACTCCAATTATTTTGGAGCTACCAGCGCCTCACAGGTATCATTGGTGCTGGCAGCGGTGAACGCCACGCTTACCCGTTGCAATGGAGTGTACGAAAAAGACCTGGCCATTCACCTGAACCTGATTTCCGCAACCACCAATGTGTTTTATTACAATGCATCTACCGATCCCTATTCAGATGCCAGCACAGGGGCAGGTGGCGCCTGGAACGGTGAATTACAAAGTACGCTGACCTCCGTGATCGGCGCCGCTAATTATGATATCGGCCACCTGTTTGGTGCATCCGGTGGCGGCGGTAATGCCGGTTGCATTGGTTGCATTTGTGTTGACAACTCAAAAGGAAGCGGTTTTACTTCGCCTGCCGATGGCATTCCGCAGGGCGACAATTTCGACATCGATTATGTGGTGCATGAAGTAGGGCACCAGTTAGGCGCCAACCATACCTTCTCCATGAGCAATGAAGGCACCGGTGTTAATGTGGAACCGGGTTCAGGTATAACTATTATGGGTTATGCCGGTATTACCAGCCAGGATGTGGCGCCACACTCTATCGACATTTATCACGCCGCTTCCATTGCACAGATCCAGTCAAATCTTTCCGGCAAAACCTGTCCTGTTACAACCAGTATTTCCGGCACCAATGCCACCCCGGTTGCCAATGCCGGCAGTAACTACACCATCCCAATCAGCACCCCGTTTGCCTTGACCGGTTCAGCTACAGATGCCAATGCCGGTGACGTGCTTACGTATTGCTGGGAACAAAACGACAATGCATCTTCCTCGCAAACAGGCGCCAGCAGTGTGGCCAGCGCTACCAAAGCATCGGGCCCCAACTGGATCTCCTTTGCACCCAGTACTTCACCTGTAAGGTATTTTCCCCAAATGGCCACTATCCTTGCCGGAGGTTTGGTATCGGGTCCATTAACAGGAGGCGATGCAGGCGCCAACACCGAAGCATTGAGTTCGGTATCAAGAACCCTGCACTTCCGGTTAACGGTAAGGGACAACGCCCCTTATAGTTCTACTGCGCCGGTAAGTATTGGCCAAACCAACTTTGCCGACATGACAGTAACCGTTACCAATTCATCAGGGCCTTTTTCGGTAACCTCGCCCAATACAGCGGTATCATGGGCCGGTGGTTCATCACAAACCATTACCTGGAATGTGGCCAGCACCACGGCAGCACCGGTTAGCTGCGCCAATGTAAAGATCTCCCTCTCTACCGACGGCGGCACTACATTCAGCACCCTGGTAGCCAGCACGGCTAATGACGGAAGTGAAGTGGTAACCATTCCCAACACACCAACTACCACCGCCAGGATAAAAGTAGAAGCCATAGGAAATATCTTCTTTGATATATCCAATACCAATTTCACCATTGGTTCCGGTTCAAGCTGCAGTTCACCCGCAGGTTTAACTGCTTCTGCTGTTACCAATACTTCGGCCACCATAGCCTGGACAGCCGTAAGCGGGGCCACTTCATATGATGTGGATTACAAAGCCAATTCATCATCAACCTGGATCAACGCGGCAACCGCAACAACAGCTACTTCTGTTAATTTAACAGGCCTTACCTTAGGTACGCTGTACGATTACCGGGTAAGAACCAATTGCGCCAGTGGCAGCAGTGCATATACCACTGCACAGTTTACTACAACCGGCAGCACAACCTGTGCAAGCCCGCTGGATAATTCAACCAATGGCACCACTTCCGGCGCCGCCACCATTCCATTCAACACGAATGTTACCGGCCTTATAAGCCCAAGCGGGGATATTGATAATTATAAATTCGTGATCACTACCGGCGGCACCATCACCATTACGCTGGGCACCCTGCCAGGCGATTATGACCTCAAACTGTTGAACAGTTCCGGTACCCAGCTCGCTATTTCGCAGGCAGGCGGCACCACCAGTGAAAGCATCAGCAGAACTATGACTGCAGGCACTTATTATGCGCAGGTATATGGTTACAACGGAGCCAACAGCGCCAGCACCTGTTATACCTTAAAAGTACAATTAGGTACAGCCAGCAGGATGGCCACTGATGTTATTACCAGCAACGTGCAGAAAGTGCAGGTATTCCCCAACCCGGCTACCAATATCGTGAACCTGAACCTCACCGGTTTCACCGGCAAATCGGATGTAAGTCTGTTCGACGTGAATGGCCGCGTGGTGTTAACCCGTTTGGTAAGCACCGTAAACTCGCAGTTTGATATTTCTGCATTGCCAAAAGGTATTTACATGATGAGAATTAAGAATGGAGACAAAGAAGTGAATATGACGAAGATTATTAAGCAATAG
- a CDS encoding adenosine kinase yields MVKSTFVFFTGLIISLSVYANDSTLLTAQEISLDKKLSNLKNELLAKASQNKLSIYSSSFTQLRPFIESSELYKLFQSMPKGGVLHLHNGGMANPKWLINAAAKYNNCYIYIGKDNSNYIYGQLVVFAKGPAPKDFLSLQQYLKFDKNAAGSLLKLLTLNRSDLTDYMDTWVEFEKRFKRVGMLVAYRPFFKEYYREAFNELVKDQVQHVEIRYGFGKLFDEKNGNYPADTAIADLKQLVAEIQNTQPAFTLKLIYSSFKFLDTTAVSEKLKAAFELKKKYPELITGFDLVADEATNHTVGYYNPVWNSIGALEKQYGITMPLYLHAGESSSTSNTNLAEVPFQYNKRIGHGLNLVYFPDIMQRVKTADNLVEVSPISNQELNYVSDLRNHPARVLLANGVACSINSDDPGVYGYDGLSYDFWVAFMAWDLDVARLKKLITNSIVYSSLSEEEKKTALTHLSKAWNKFVDSEYL; encoded by the coding sequence ATGGTTAAAAGTACATTCGTTTTCTTTACAGGCCTTATTATTTCTTTATCTGTTTATGCAAATGATTCCACCCTGCTTACCGCACAGGAAATTTCACTCGACAAAAAACTAAGCAACTTAAAAAATGAGCTGCTGGCAAAAGCCAGTCAGAATAAACTCTCGATCTATAGCAGTTCATTTACCCAGCTCAGACCGTTTATTGAGTCGTCTGAACTATATAAGTTATTTCAATCAATGCCCAAGGGCGGGGTGCTGCATTTACACAACGGCGGTATGGCCAATCCCAAATGGTTAATCAACGCAGCAGCTAAATACAATAATTGTTACATATATATTGGAAAAGACAACAGCAATTACATTTATGGTCAGTTAGTTGTTTTTGCGAAAGGCCCGGCGCCGAAAGATTTTTTGTCATTGCAGCAATACCTGAAGTTTGATAAAAATGCCGCAGGCAGTTTATTAAAACTGCTTACGTTGAACAGAAGTGACCTGACCGATTATATGGATACCTGGGTTGAATTTGAAAAACGTTTTAAACGGGTTGGGATGTTAGTGGCCTACCGTCCTTTCTTTAAAGAATATTACCGCGAGGCTTTTAATGAGCTGGTTAAAGACCAGGTGCAGCATGTGGAGATCAGATATGGTTTTGGTAAACTGTTTGATGAAAAGAACGGGAATTACCCGGCAGATACGGCCATCGCTGATCTAAAGCAACTGGTTGCCGAAATACAAAACACACAGCCTGCCTTTACTTTAAAATTGATTTATAGCAGCTTTAAGTTTTTAGATACAACGGCTGTTTCAGAAAAACTAAAAGCGGCTTTTGAACTAAAGAAAAAATATCCTGAATTGATTACTGGTTTTGACCTGGTGGCCGACGAAGCAACCAATCATACTGTTGGCTATTACAATCCTGTATGGAATTCGATCGGCGCCCTGGAAAAACAATATGGCATTACCATGCCTTTATATTTACACGCAGGAGAGAGCAGCAGCACGTCCAATACCAACCTGGCGGAGGTGCCTTTTCAATACAACAAGCGTATAGGGCATGGCCTGAACCTGGTATATTTCCCCGACATTATGCAACGGGTAAAAACAGCCGATAACCTGGTAGAAGTAAGCCCCATCAGTAATCAGGAGTTAAATTATGTAAGTGACCTGAGAAATCACCCCGCAAGAGTATTACTGGCCAATGGGGTAGCTTGCTCTATTAATAGTGATGATCCGGGTGTTTATGGTTATGACGGGCTGAGTTATGATTTTTGGGTAGCCTTTATGGCCTGGGATCTGGACGTAGCCAGGCTAAAAAAACTGATTACCAACTCAATTGTATATTCTTCCTTATCTGAAGAAGAGAAAAAAACTGCGTTGACACATCTCAGTAAAGCGTGGAACAAATTTGTAGATAGCGAATACCTGTAA
- a CDS encoding helix-turn-helix transcriptional regulator, whose translation MIFHEFPDLTWLKSQIAQGFNNRLGWGNLPLDSEGFPSVIIHTKVRECYRPEIKGPFSFFLNLRGNSLCSVERQTTCIDEDNYFVSNRSQLYTLQVEEHAGDTETFNIHFGEFFSESVLNSLVTPADKILDAGTQRQLSPVLFFNQLHRRDATFNSLIKSILTSHKETGFNKLRFEEQLTALLSYHLLQHQHIGQIVNKLPPVRKATRVELYKRLSRAMDVLRSGFCGEVNLDQLAAEACLSKYHFLRLFRSAYGLSPYQYMQQLRMEKARVLLTDSGMSIAELSTLLGFDNSQSFSRLFYQKTGLYPTQYRLDSK comes from the coding sequence ATGATCTTCCACGAATTTCCCGATCTTACCTGGTTAAAAAGCCAGATAGCCCAGGGGTTTAACAACCGGCTGGGCTGGGGCAATCTGCCGCTCGATAGCGAAGGTTTTCCCAGTGTGATCATTCATACGAAAGTCCGGGAATGTTATCGTCCTGAGATCAAGGGGCCTTTTTCTTTTTTTCTGAATCTACGGGGTAATAGTTTGTGCAGTGTGGAGCGGCAAACCACCTGCATTGATGAAGACAACTATTTTGTAAGTAACCGCTCGCAATTATATACCCTGCAGGTGGAGGAACATGCAGGCGATACGGAAACGTTTAACATCCATTTCGGAGAATTCTTCAGCGAATCGGTACTGAACTCCCTGGTAACACCGGCAGATAAGATCCTGGATGCCGGCACACAAAGGCAATTGTCGCCGGTTTTATTCTTTAACCAACTGCACCGCCGGGATGCAACTTTCAATTCCCTAATCAAATCAATCCTGACTTCACATAAAGAAACAGGCTTTAACAAACTCCGGTTCGAGGAACAGCTCACCGCCCTGTTGAGTTATCATTTACTGCAACACCAACATATAGGCCAGATTGTAAACAAACTGCCGCCTGTTCGCAAAGCCACGCGGGTTGAATTGTACAAACGCCTTTCCCGGGCTATGGATGTATTGCGTTCGGGTTTTTGTGGTGAGGTAAATCTTGACCAGCTGGCTGCTGAAGCCTGCCTGTCAAAATATCATTTTTTGCGGTTGTTCCGTTCGGCTTATGGCTTGTCGCCCTATCAATACATGCAGCAGCTTCGCATGGAGAAAGCCAGGGTTTTACTTACTGATTCCGGGATGTCAATAGCAGAGCTGTCAACTCTGTTGGGTTTTGATAACAGCCAGTCATTCAGCCGGCTGTTTTACCAGAAAACGGGACTCTACCCTACCCAATACCGGCTCGACTCAAAATAG
- a CDS encoding PAS domain-containing protein, producing the protein MQQQIPTIHKPATLSGAAILNAYTVIAIAYCGSFSFLYYFVASNVFLAVLHFLALLGVITNYVLLKRSKEYDRTEFIMTIGTVVVIGMFASGGWDDTGFLWPFAFLPFVFYLTEPGKSIYWIGALIIGCGIATGLQFAGIIRQPWSGIAVMNFFACLTVFLACNFFIKRKALNYKEVLDYTHRLLQSSIDPFFTIDEHGRIKDVNLACEKITGIAADELKGSSFAVHFNSPVLAEIFCRLALTDGKVVNYRLVITPENEEPVELLFNAALYRDEKGRFRNIFAVGRDITEGRKLEKQLREFNEELEAQVKMQTKQLAQKAAEQEQFSYFASHDLQEPLNTTAGFVRLLQQKYKDRSDPESEKYFNYIMQSTERMKALIRELLEQHTGGDSPPR; encoded by the coding sequence ATGCAGCAGCAAATCCCTACTATACATAAACCCGCTACACTGTCGGGCGCCGCAATTTTAAATGCCTATACGGTTATTGCGATTGCGTATTGCGGCTCTTTTAGCTTTCTTTATTATTTCGTGGCTTCCAATGTTTTTTTGGCTGTATTGCATTTCCTTGCCTTGTTAGGGGTTATAACCAATTACGTGTTGCTGAAACGCAGCAAAGAGTACGATCGAACCGAATTCATCATGACCATTGGCACTGTTGTGGTGATCGGGATGTTTGCTTCGGGTGGTTGGGACGATACCGGTTTTTTATGGCCATTTGCCTTTTTGCCATTTGTTTTTTATTTGACCGAACCGGGCAAAAGCATCTACTGGATCGGGGCGCTGATTATTGGTTGTGGCATTGCAACGGGCCTTCAGTTCGCCGGCATCATCCGGCAGCCATGGTCGGGAATTGCCGTAATGAATTTTTTCGCCTGTTTAACGGTGTTCCTGGCCTGTAATTTTTTCATCAAAAGAAAAGCGCTTAATTATAAAGAAGTGCTGGATTATACCCACCGGTTGCTTCAATCGAGCATCGATCCGTTCTTTACCATTGACGAGCACGGCAGGATCAAAGATGTTAACCTGGCCTGCGAAAAAATAACCGGTATTGCTGCCGATGAGTTAAAAGGGTCCAGCTTTGCTGTTCATTTTAATAGTCCTGTGTTGGCAGAGATCTTCTGCCGGCTAGCTTTAACCGATGGTAAAGTGGTTAATTACCGGTTGGTGATTACTCCCGAAAATGAGGAACCGGTAGAGTTGTTATTCAATGCTGCGTTGTACCGCGATGAAAAAGGCAGGTTCCGGAATATTTTTGCGGTTGGCCGTGATATTACGGAGGGCCGTAAACTGGAAAAACAATTACGGGAATTTAATGAAGAACTGGAAGCGCAGGTAAAAATGCAAACAAAGCAACTGGCGCAAAAGGCGGCCGAACAGGAACAGTTCTCTTATTTCGCTTCCCATGATCTGCAGGAACCGCTTAATACCACCGCTGGTTTTGTAAGACTGCTGCAACAAAAATATAAAGACCGGTCCGATCCTGAATCGGAAAAGTATTTTAACTACATCATGCAATCTACCGAGCGCATGAAAGCGCTTATCCGGGAGTTGTTGGAACAACATACCGGCGGTGACTCGCCTCCACGCTGA
- a CDS encoding porin family protein, with amino-acid sequence MKRYICILVASTFLVSTVKAQISYGVKAGGNITAMLGTYTYTSDKVGFNAGVFGALPLNKSFSLQAELYYSAQGEKQWYYTSNSWDPVSGSFTDGHYIKIPNRMSYLNLPVLVKFKTTCGCFIEAGLQAGWLISAHSKTPDGKVDEKDLYRSFDFSGTAGLGYQFPFGLGVDLRYNRSLMSVLKSNAYSTYNSVAQLGLFYVLSKH; translated from the coding sequence ATGAAAAGGTACATTTGCATTCTCGTAGCCAGCACATTTTTAGTTTCCACAGTAAAAGCCCAGATTTCGTATGGTGTAAAAGCGGGCGGTAATATAACGGCAATGCTTGGTACGTATACCTATACCAGTGATAAAGTCGGCTTTAATGCCGGCGTTTTCGGTGCTCTTCCGTTAAATAAATCATTCAGTTTACAGGCAGAATTATATTACTCCGCCCAGGGTGAAAAGCAATGGTATTATACCAGTAATAGCTGGGACCCTGTTTCAGGATCTTTTACTGACGGCCACTATATAAAAATCCCTAACCGGATGAGTTATCTCAATCTTCCTGTATTGGTTAAATTTAAAACAACCTGTGGCTGTTTTATTGAAGCCGGTTTACAGGCAGGTTGGCTTATTAGTGCTCATTCAAAAACTCCGGATGGAAAGGTTGATGAGAAAGACTTATATAGGTCATTCGATTTTTCGGGAACAGCAGGTTTGGGCTACCAGTTTCCCTTTGGCCTGGGCGTAGACCTGCGTTATAACCGCAGCCTGATGAGTGTATTAAAATCGAATGCGTATTCAACCTATAACAGCGTAGCCCAGCTCGGTTTGTTTTATGTATTGAGTAAGCATTAA
- a CDS encoding RNA polymerase sigma factor, which produces MENSDLLVIEQIRAGDETAFDALFTAWYGKLQAYAFSVLQNEAQAEEVVQTVFCRIWEKRRQWEVTTSLKAYLYGSVYHRCIDGLRRHKHAQKYQRYVLQKREGTGSL; this is translated from the coding sequence TTGGAAAACAGCGATCTCCTGGTAATAGAACAGATCAGGGCTGGTGATGAAACCGCCTTTGACGCTTTGTTTACCGCCTGGTATGGTAAACTGCAGGCCTATGCCTTTTCTGTATTGCAAAACGAAGCCCAGGCCGAAGAAGTGGTGCAAACCGTTTTTTGCCGTATTTGGGAAAAACGTCGGCAATGGGAAGTAACCACCAGTCTGAAGGCCTACCTGTATGGCAGTGTGTACCATCGATGCATAGATGGTTTGCGGCGGCATAAACATGCGCAAAAGTACCAGCGGTATGTGTTGCAGAAAAGAGAAGGAACAGGCAGTTTATGA
- a CDS encoding SDR family oxidoreductase has translation MKLTNNKILITGGGSGIGLGLTERFVKEGNTVIVCGRRETALQEVADKFPGVITQVCDLAIEADRINLFNWVAANHPDLNVLVNNAGIQNWMNITNDDFYDRTQSEIDINITAPIHLTKLFLKLKSLTTVMNVTSGLAFVPLSKVPVYSATKAFMRSFTLSLRHQLKDTNVEVIEIIPPALNTDLGGKGIHDGHPAVSEFIESIFQQMKEGKNELSFGFSEGRVNANNEGIAEMFARMNP, from the coding sequence ATGAAACTAACGAACAACAAAATTTTGATCACCGGCGGGGGAAGCGGCATAGGCCTGGGACTAACGGAAAGATTTGTAAAAGAAGGCAACACGGTCATTGTTTGCGGCAGAAGGGAAACGGCCTTACAGGAAGTGGCCGATAAATTTCCCGGCGTTATAACCCAGGTATGCGACCTGGCCATCGAGGCCGACCGCATTAATTTGTTCAACTGGGTGGCAGCCAACCATCCCGATCTGAATGTGTTGGTTAACAATGCAGGTATCCAAAACTGGATGAATATAACGAACGACGATTTTTACGACCGCACCCAAAGCGAAATTGACATCAACATCACAGCGCCCATTCACCTTACCAAACTCTTTTTGAAACTGAAATCACTGACTACGGTCATGAATGTTACCTCAGGGTTGGCGTTTGTTCCATTGTCAAAAGTGCCGGTTTATAGTGCCACCAAAGCATTTATGCGTTCGTTCACCTTATCGCTCCGGCACCAGTTAAAAGACACCAATGTTGAAGTAATAGAGATCATTCCACCGGCCCTGAATACCGATCTGGGCGGCAAAGGCATTCACGACGGACATCCAGCGGTAAGCGAATTCATTGAATCTATATTTCAACAAATGAAAGAAGGAAAAAATGAATTGTCATTTGGTTTCAGCGAAGGAAGGGTGAATGCGAATAACGAGGGCATTGCGGAAATGTTTGCCAGGATGAATCCTTAA
- a CDS encoding transketolase, producing the protein MKNTSAWEEKAKLLRKWCLVSTTAAGSGHPTSCLSAADIATVLFDKYFTYDVTNPLNIYNDRFVLSKGHAAPLLYALFGMSNAYDLNELKTLRKLNSRFEGHPVPKYKYAEAATGSLGQGLSVGAGLAIAAKRENLPFTTYVLCGDGELAEGQVWEAANFASYHKLNNLVVILDINRLAQSGETMFGHHMNEYEQRFRAFNFRVFNIDGHNFDQIDQALEQAHSHAGLQPVAIIARTEKGKGVSFIENKEGWHGKALKEDELKKALDELGPINDNARFELRKPATTTVPSAEVKINTDIKMDFDNAKSYATREVFGEVLAQITQHTPNMYVLDADVKNSTFTEDALKVTPERFVECFIAEQNMVSVGAGLSRIGKIPVVATFGAFFMRAADQIRMARISEANIKLVGSHVGVSIGEDGPSQMALEDIAFFGALPDVVVLQPCEAVSTASLVPQMVKHNGMVYMRTLRPKTKLLYKPGEEFKIGGSKIVRKSDDDMLTVAATGITVYEALQAADMLKQEDINIRVVDCYSISPIDRETLQDCLHTTHYKCIISVEDHFSHGGLGDFISAAVSAEGVYVEKMAVTHISQSGKQEELLKDAGIDAASIAAKVKELVRSMEQVHSHA; encoded by the coding sequence ATGAAAAATACAAGCGCCTGGGAAGAAAAGGCAAAATTATTGCGCAAATGGTGTCTGGTGTCAACAACTGCTGCAGGATCGGGACACCCAACCTCTTGTTTATCGGCTGCGGATATCGCCACGGTGTTATTTGATAAATATTTTACTTACGATGTTACAAACCCGTTGAACATTTACAACGACCGGTTTGTATTGTCCAAGGGGCACGCTGCTCCCCTGCTGTATGCCCTGTTTGGCATGAGCAACGCTTATGATCTCAACGAATTAAAAACATTACGAAAACTTAACAGCAGGTTTGAAGGCCACCCGGTGCCTAAATACAAATATGCCGAAGCTGCAACGGGTTCGTTAGGACAGGGACTTTCCGTTGGGGCCGGTTTGGCCATTGCAGCCAAAAGAGAAAACCTGCCTTTTACCACGTATGTGTTGTGCGGTGATGGAGAACTGGCGGAAGGCCAGGTATGGGAGGCTGCCAATTTTGCATCGTATCACAAATTGAATAACCTGGTGGTTATTTTAGATATCAACCGCCTGGCACAAAGCGGCGAAACCATGTTTGGTCATCACATGAATGAATACGAACAGCGGTTCCGGGCTTTTAATTTCCGGGTATTTAATATCGATGGTCATAATTTCGATCAGATAGACCAGGCCCTGGAACAGGCTCATAGCCATGCAGGCCTGCAACCGGTGGCCATTATTGCCAGAACCGAAAAAGGCAAAGGCGTTTCTTTTATTGAAAATAAAGAAGGCTGGCATGGTAAGGCGTTAAAAGAAGACGAGCTGAAAAAAGCGCTGGATGAATTGGGACCCATCAACGACAACGCCCGGTTTGAATTGCGGAAACCAGCCACTACCACGGTCCCTTCTGCCGAAGTAAAAATAAATACCGACATTAAAATGGATTTTGATAACGCCAAATCCTATGCGACCCGCGAAGTATTTGGCGAAGTGTTGGCGCAGATCACCCAGCATACACCTAACATGTATGTGCTGGATGCCGATGTAAAGAATTCCACTTTTACCGAAGACGCATTGAAGGTAACGCCTGAGCGTTTTGTAGAATGTTTTATTGCAGAACAGAACATGGTATCCGTAGGCGCGGGGTTATCAAGAATTGGGAAGATCCCGGTAGTTGCCACTTTTGGCGCTTTCTTTATGCGTGCTGCCGACCAGATCAGGATGGCCCGTATTTCTGAAGCCAATATAAAATTGGTGGGATCGCACGTAGGCGTTTCTATCGGGGAAGACGGCCCTTCGCAAATGGCGTTGGAAGATATTGCTTTCTTTGGCGCCCTGCCCGATGTGGTAGTGCTGCAGCCATGCGAAGCTGTTTCAACGGCCAGCCTGGTACCTCAAATGGTAAAACACAACGGTATGGTGTATATGCGCACGCTGCGACCGAAAACAAAACTGTTATATAAACCTGGCGAAGAATTTAAGATCGGCGGTTCTAAAATAGTCCGGAAGTCAGATGATGATATGCTTACCGTTGCCGCTACCGGTATTACGGTGTACGAAGCACTGCAGGCTGCTGACATGTTGAAGCAGGAAGACATCAACATCCGCGTAGTGGATTGTTATTCGATCAGTCCGATTGACAGGGAAACCTTGCAGGATTGCCTCCACACCACGCATTACAAATGCATTATTTCGGTGGAAGATCATTTTTCGCATGGCGGTTTGGGTGATTTTATTTCCGCAGCCGTTAGCGCCGAAGGGGTGTATGTAGAAAAGATGGCAGTGACACACATCTCCCAATCGGGTAAACAGGAAGAATTATTGAAAGACGCAGGCATCGATGCAGCTAGTATTGCCGCGAAAGTAAAGGAATTGGTGCGGTCAATGGAACAGGTGCATAGCCATGCTTAG
- a CDS encoding Crp/Fnr family transcriptional regulator has protein sequence MLTFESNMTAAFETYLRSHTSLTDAEIEQIVSAAIPVSLQRNETLLQQGQVCRHKTVIVKGLLRIYGTAADGSEHILHFALENGWAVDAESYHQQTPSQFTIAAVEHSELLLWTKPDFDRLLKDIPELNVLSEQLVIRSNFSNRKRLFASLSATPEEKYEDFVKTNPDLLARLPLHMIAAYLGISLKTLTRIRHAQVRR, from the coding sequence TTGCTTACTTTTGAAAGCAATATGACCGCCGCATTTGAAACCTATTTACGCAGCCACACCAGCCTGACCGATGCTGAAATTGAACAGATCGTTTCGGCAGCAATACCTGTTTCATTACAACGGAATGAAACGCTGTTGCAACAGGGCCAGGTATGCCGGCATAAAACGGTTATCGTAAAAGGGTTGCTGCGCATATATGGTACAGCAGCAGATGGCAGCGAGCACATTTTGCACTTCGCCCTTGAAAACGGATGGGCGGTAGATGCTGAAAGCTATCACCAGCAAACACCTTCCCAATTCACCATAGCCGCTGTTGAACATAGCGAATTGCTGCTATGGACCAAACCCGATTTTGATCGCCTGTTAAAAGATATTCCGGAACTGAATGTATTGTCGGAACAGTTGGTGATCCGCAGTAATTTCAGCAATCGCAAACGGCTTTTTGCCTCATTGAGTGCCACACCTGAAGAGAAATACGAAGATTTTGTAAAAACCAATCCCGATCTGCTGGCCCGTCTTCCCTTACACATGATAGCCGCTTATTTAGGCATTTCACTGAAAACACTTACCCGCATCCGCCACGCACAGGTACGCCGTTAA